A single window of Modestobacter italicus DNA harbors:
- a CDS encoding beta-glucosidase, protein MAGDTTAPAELDRPWTNTSLSPQERARELVAAMTLEQKIAQLHGAMDTIDIYSMKADTAEGMEQLAAQIRVERHVAAIEELGIPRFRITNGPVGVGMGDGTPSPPATALPMTIGLAAGFDPALAREYGTVIGSETATLGQHVLEGPGVCLHRTPISGRNFEYFSEDPYLSGVMGVEVARAIQEHGVIAMAKHYVCNDQEYERFRADVEVDERTLRELYLLPFEMLVKDADLAAIMSAYNRVRGTYATEHRYLLHTVLREEWGWQGYVQSDFWSCRSAAPAVNAGLDHEMPDAKWLNEDNVKAALADTSLEIETVDRALVRRYTQMFRFGQFDRPYDPGEIDAEGHGAISRRIGEQIAVLLKNDGAVLPLEPGVQSVVVIGQATYVDEACLGGGGSSKVDPLYTVRPMDGLRDVLQTLGSSADLREVTVADDLSNLAEAQAAAATADVVVIMAGLVATEGADQPDAHMLNDQDRMIAEVGQVNVRTVVVLKDGNPVLMPWIDAVPAVLEAWNQGAEDGHVVADLLFGVVNPAGKLPTTYPRSWADTPFAGHPERYPGTDEGAGYPVLRYSEGRQMGYRWYQAQGITPLFPFGHGLSYTTFELSDLAVSPERTDGAAPLTVQLTVANTGDVAGAEVAQVYLELPEAAQQPPKRLVGFCKIWLEPGAAERISVTIDPAATNHPLSVWDDGAHDFVVLPGEYTVFVGSSSEDTPLSATVTID, encoded by the coding sequence ATGGCCGGCGACACGACTGCTCCCGCTGAGCTGGACCGCCCCTGGACGAATACTTCGCTGTCCCCGCAGGAGCGGGCGCGGGAGCTCGTCGCCGCCATGACGCTGGAGCAGAAGATCGCCCAGCTGCACGGTGCGATGGACACGATCGACATCTACTCGATGAAGGCTGACACGGCCGAGGGCATGGAGCAGCTCGCCGCCCAGATCCGGGTCGAGCGCCACGTCGCCGCGATCGAGGAGCTGGGCATCCCGCGGTTCCGCATCACCAACGGCCCGGTGGGCGTCGGGATGGGTGACGGGACGCCGAGCCCGCCGGCCACGGCGCTGCCGATGACCATCGGCCTGGCCGCCGGGTTCGACCCCGCGCTGGCGCGCGAGTACGGCACGGTCATCGGCTCGGAGACGGCGACCCTCGGTCAGCACGTGCTGGAGGGCCCCGGCGTGTGTCTGCACCGCACGCCGATCTCCGGCCGCAACTTCGAGTACTTCTCCGAGGACCCCTACCTCAGCGGCGTCATGGGCGTCGAGGTCGCCCGGGCCATCCAGGAGCACGGCGTCATCGCCATGGCCAAGCACTACGTGTGCAACGACCAGGAGTACGAGCGCTTCCGGGCCGACGTCGAGGTCGACGAACGGACACTGCGCGAGCTGTACCTGCTGCCGTTCGAGATGCTGGTCAAGGACGCCGACCTCGCCGCGATCATGAGTGCCTACAACCGGGTCCGCGGCACGTACGCGACCGAGCACCGCTATCTCCTGCACACGGTCCTGCGGGAGGAATGGGGGTGGCAGGGCTACGTCCAGTCGGACTTCTGGTCCTGCCGTTCGGCGGCCCCGGCGGTCAACGCTGGCCTGGACCACGAGATGCCCGACGCCAAGTGGCTCAACGAGGACAACGTCAAGGCGGCGCTGGCCGACACCAGCCTGGAGATCGAGACGGTCGACCGGGCGCTGGTGCGCCGGTACACGCAGATGTTCCGGTTCGGCCAGTTCGACCGGCCCTACGACCCCGGCGAGATCGACGCGGAGGGGCACGGCGCGATATCCCGGCGGATCGGTGAGCAGATCGCCGTGCTGCTGAAGAACGACGGCGCGGTCCTGCCGCTGGAGCCGGGGGTGCAGAGCGTCGTCGTCATCGGTCAGGCGACGTACGTGGACGAGGCCTGCCTCGGCGGCGGCGGCAGCTCCAAGGTCGACCCGCTCTACACCGTGCGACCCATGGACGGCCTGCGGGACGTCCTGCAGACCCTGGGATCCTCGGCGGACCTGCGCGAGGTGACCGTCGCCGACGACCTGTCCAACCTGGCGGAGGCCCAGGCCGCGGCGGCAACGGCGGACGTGGTCGTGATCATGGCCGGGCTGGTGGCGACGGAGGGCGCCGATCAGCCGGACGCCCACATGCTCAACGACCAGGACCGGATGATCGCCGAGGTGGGACAGGTCAACGTCCGGACGGTCGTCGTGCTCAAGGACGGCAACCCGGTCCTCATGCCGTGGATCGACGCCGTCCCGGCCGTGCTGGAGGCGTGGAACCAGGGCGCCGAGGACGGGCACGTCGTGGCCGACCTGCTCTTCGGCGTGGTCAATCCCGCCGGCAAACTGCCCACCACCTACCCGAGGTCGTGGGCGGACACCCCGTTCGCCGGGCACCCGGAGCGCTACCCCGGCACCGACGAGGGCGCCGGCTACCCGGTGCTGCGCTACAGCGAGGGCCGGCAGATGGGCTACCGCTGGTACCAGGCGCAGGGCATCACGCCGCTGTTCCCCTTCGGACACGGGCTGTCGTACACGACCTTCGAGCTGTCCGACCTCGCCGTCAGCCCGGAGCGCACCGACGGGGCGGCACCGCTGACGGTCCAGCTCACGGTCGCCAACACCGGGGACGTCGCGGGAGCGGAGGTGGCCCAGGTCTACCTCGAGCTGCCCGAGGCGGCGCAGCAGCCACCCAAGCGCCTGGTCGGGTTCTGCAAGATCTGGCTGGAGCCGGGAGCCGCGGAGCGGATCAGCGTGACCATCGATCCCGCCGCGACCAACCACCCGCTGTCGGTGTGGGACGACGGGGCCCACGACTTCGTCGTGCTGCCGGGGGAGTACACGGTCTTCGTGGGCTCCTCGAGCGAGGACACGCCGTTGTCGGCGACGGTGACGATCGACTGA
- the uxaC gene encoding glucuronate isomerase: MSVTQTSPQLVLHPDRLLPAEPEVRAIARRIHDAVQDLPIISPHGHVDPRLLLDDAPFPDPATLFITPDHYVTRLLHADGVGLDELGVGEGPLDEDRARAVWRRLCEHWHVYRGTPVRYWLEMELADIFGVTQRPSAASADVIYDQVAERLGQDAYRPRALYERFDISVLVTTDDPCDTLADHAALAADPAWSGRVIPAFRPDAYLEAGALGWPDAVRRLGEAADIDTGDFAGYVQALEERRRHFIAHGGRSADHSHPDVRTDPLEPAEAERIHAAALAGEATPEEAVAFRRNMLLEMARMSCDDGLVMTLHPGVRRDHHRPTAERFGRDVGCDIPIRVEFADALRPVLERYGTHPDFHLVAFTLDETVWSRELAPMAGFYPSVYVGVPWWFLDAPDAQRRFRDAVTETAGFSRTSGFVDDTRAFCSIPARHDLSRRIDSGVLARLVAEHRLSEEEAVDTAVDLVTTQPTRVFKL; this comes from the coding sequence GTGAGTGTGACGCAGACCTCCCCGCAACTGGTCCTGCATCCCGACCGATTGCTGCCCGCCGAGCCCGAGGTCCGCGCGATCGCACGCCGGATCCACGACGCGGTGCAGGACCTGCCGATCATCTCCCCTCACGGGCACGTGGACCCGCGGCTGCTGCTGGACGATGCGCCGTTCCCCGACCCGGCGACCCTGTTCATCACGCCCGACCACTACGTGACCCGGCTGCTGCACGCCGACGGGGTGGGCCTGGACGAGCTCGGCGTCGGCGAGGGTCCGCTCGACGAGGACCGCGCCCGTGCGGTGTGGCGCCGCCTCTGCGAGCACTGGCACGTCTACCGCGGCACGCCTGTGCGCTACTGGCTGGAGATGGAGCTCGCGGACATCTTCGGGGTCACCCAGCGCCCGTCGGCCGCCTCCGCCGACGTGATCTACGACCAGGTCGCCGAGCGTCTCGGTCAGGACGCCTACCGGCCGCGCGCGCTCTACGAGCGCTTCGACATCTCGGTGCTGGTCACGACCGACGACCCCTGCGACACCCTGGCCGACCACGCCGCGCTGGCCGCCGACCCCGCCTGGTCGGGGCGGGTGATCCCGGCGTTTCGGCCCGACGCCTACCTCGAGGCGGGCGCGCTCGGCTGGCCCGACGCCGTGCGCCGGCTCGGCGAGGCCGCCGACATCGACACCGGCGACTTCGCCGGGTACGTGCAGGCCCTGGAGGAGCGCCGCCGCCACTTCATCGCGCACGGGGGGCGGTCGGCCGACCACAGCCATCCCGACGTGCGCACCGACCCCCTCGAGCCCGCTGAGGCCGAGCGCATCCACGCTGCAGCGCTGGCCGGCGAGGCCACGCCGGAGGAGGCGGTGGCCTTCCGCCGGAACATGCTGCTGGAGATGGCCCGGATGTCGTGCGACGACGGCCTGGTGATGACCCTGCACCCGGGGGTGCGCCGCGACCACCACCGGCCGACGGCCGAGCGCTTCGGGCGGGACGTCGGTTGCGACATCCCGATCCGGGTGGAGTTCGCCGATGCGCTGCGGCCCGTGCTGGAGCGCTACGGCACCCACCCGGACTTCCACCTGGTCGCGTTCACCCTCGACGAGACGGTGTGGTCGCGGGAGCTGGCGCCGATGGCGGGGTTCTACCCGTCGGTCTACGTCGGGGTGCCGTGGTGGTTCCTCGACGCACCGGACGCCCAGCGCCGGTTCCGCGACGCGGTCACCGAGACCGCCGGCTTCTCCCGCACCTCCGGTTTCGTCGACGACACCCGAGCCTTCTGCTCGATCCCGGCCCGCCACGACTTGTCCCGGCGCATCGACTCGGGGGTGCTGGCCCGGCTGGTCGCCGAGCACCGGCTGTCGGAGGAGGAGGCCGTCGACACCGCCGTCGACCTCGTGACGACGCAGCCGACCCGGGTGTTCAAGCTGTGA
- a CDS encoding mannitol dehydrogenase family protein: MTGRELTRRAGAGRAAAPVRLVHLGLGNFFRAHQAWYTEHAPDAGDWGIAAFSGRSADLPNQLTAQEGLYTLITRAAEGDRFEVVGSLSAAYPGGEHEAWLDHLASSDVAAVTVTVTEAGYVRSADGGLDRDRPEVRQDVDALRRDLAAPVRTTPARLLAGFAARRRSDAGPIALVPCDNVAGNGAIAVGVVRDLAEMVDPQLADWCAEHVSKVTTMVDRITPRTDPGDERIVAEGPGWIDRAPVATEPFAEWVLSGAFPAGRPSWQDAGARFSDDIVPFEHRKLWLLNGAHSLLAYAGSIRGHTTVAEAVTDETCRSWMQQWWDEAVAHLDLPAADLQTYREALVTRFANPRIRHSLAQIATDGSQKLPERILPVVAEERSTGRMPEGAVRVLAAWVCHLRGHGVPVADPRADELTRRAAGPLPDAARRVLDTLDPHVGADGELVAAVAADAERLEREAGT, from the coding sequence GTGACCGGCCGGGAGCTGACCCGACGGGCAGGAGCCGGCCGGGCCGCGGCCCCTGTCCGGCTGGTGCACCTGGGGTTGGGCAACTTCTTCCGCGCCCACCAGGCCTGGTACACCGAGCACGCGCCCGACGCCGGCGACTGGGGCATCGCCGCCTTCAGCGGCCGCAGCGCCGACCTGCCCAACCAGCTCACCGCCCAGGAGGGGCTGTACACCCTGATCACCCGGGCGGCCGAGGGTGACCGGTTCGAGGTCGTCGGCAGCCTCTCCGCGGCGTACCCGGGCGGAGAGCACGAGGCCTGGCTGGACCATCTCGCCTCCTCCGACGTCGCAGCGGTCACGGTGACCGTGACCGAGGCCGGCTACGTGCGCAGCGCCGACGGCGGGCTGGACCGCGACAGGCCCGAGGTGCGCCAGGACGTCGACGCCCTGCGCCGCGATCTGGCCGCGCCCGTGCGCACCACCCCGGCCCGGCTGCTCGCCGGGTTCGCGGCGCGACGGCGGTCCGATGCCGGACCGATCGCGCTGGTCCCCTGTGACAACGTCGCGGGCAACGGCGCCATCGCCGTGGGGGTCGTGCGCGACCTGGCCGAGATGGTCGACCCGCAACTGGCGGACTGGTGTGCCGAGCACGTCTCGAAGGTCACCACGATGGTCGATCGGATCACCCCTCGTACCGACCCGGGCGACGAACGCATCGTCGCCGAGGGCCCTGGGTGGATCGACCGGGCGCCGGTGGCCACCGAGCCGTTCGCCGAGTGGGTGCTGAGCGGCGCCTTCCCGGCAGGCCGGCCGAGCTGGCAGGACGCCGGAGCGAGGTTCAGCGACGACATCGTCCCCTTCGAGCACCGCAAGCTCTGGCTGCTCAACGGCGCCCACTCGCTGCTGGCCTACGCCGGCTCCATCCGCGGGCACACCACCGTGGCCGAGGCGGTCACCGACGAGACGTGCCGCAGCTGGATGCAGCAGTGGTGGGACGAGGCCGTCGCGCACCTGGACCTGCCCGCCGCCGACCTGCAGACCTACCGCGAGGCGCTGGTGACCCGGTTCGCCAACCCGCGGATCCGGCACAGCCTGGCCCAGATCGCGACCGACGGCTCGCAGAAGCTGCCGGAGCGGATCCTGCCGGTCGTGGCCGAGGAGCGCTCGACCGGGCGGATGCCGGAGGGGGCAGTGCGGGTGCTCGCCGCCTGGGTCTGCCACCTGCGTGGCCACGGTGTTCCGGTGGCGGACCCCCGCGCCGACGAGCTGACCCGTCGCGCTGCCGGCCCGCTGCCCGACGCGGCCCGCCGCGTCCTGGACACCCTCGATCCGCACGTCGGCGCCGACGGCGAGCTCGTGGCCGCGGTGGCGGCGGACGCCGAGCGCTTGGAGCGGGAGGCCGGGACATGA
- a CDS encoding cytidylate kinase family protein produces MVSDSTRTSADERLPRSRVVGYSLGDVANNVSFMMTSLFLMAYMTDIAGVPAAIAGIIYGVTKIWAGVTDLIAGNTVGRRETKWGRLRPWLIWVSPFLAISLVLLFSTPAGLGPTATIAWVLLFDAAFQLCYSFVNIPYGSLSAAMTENGTDRSRLSGARSIASSMTGVVLSLVLSPQFEDTTADDIRLRFTTATIILAVIALVLYWLCFRSTREVVPAGAGELTLKTTLQMVRRNKPLLVLCLGALFLLGASFTMNAVMLYYARDVLGSATSFTWLYLCQTIGTIAVASLIPAITERVGKRVGYVALAAVGVVGFVLIALTPTGDLLVALLAFLVFGAGFGGTNALMFSMQADTVDYGEWRTGTRAEGGSYSILSFVRKVGQGVGGFLGGAVIGAFGYTAGAQVQSPEAIQGIKIAAGWVPAALCVIAAVALWFYPLTNDEHREIVRELNDRRARHAFGEATAAGGAVSVADGEFVVAGPVITINEQYGAGASYVAARVAERLGVPYAGTRFSSEQLEQAEATQPAAASAAVTGSSAAAFGSGGMLGFLRSFSRTTTEGDASVSADALSDSRLIQQNVADVIDMVRDSGGVVVGRDATVILSEMQGALHVRLEAPLRTRVSRAAEAYGVSTEVAAQRQAREDRMRVLMSDRLMHWDPTDASRYDLVIDTSEISLDDAVDMIVAASEAKRAS; encoded by the coding sequence ATGGTGAGCGACTCCACCCGGACCAGCGCCGACGAGAGACTGCCCCGCAGCCGGGTCGTCGGGTACTCGCTGGGCGACGTGGCGAACAACGTCTCGTTCATGATGACGTCGCTGTTCCTCATGGCGTACATGACCGACATCGCCGGCGTCCCCGCCGCCATCGCAGGCATCATCTACGGCGTCACGAAGATCTGGGCCGGTGTCACCGACCTGATCGCCGGCAACACCGTCGGGCGCAGGGAGACGAAGTGGGGGCGCCTGCGCCCGTGGCTGATCTGGGTCAGCCCCTTCTTGGCCATCTCGCTCGTCCTGCTGTTCAGCACGCCCGCCGGCCTGGGCCCCACGGCGACCATCGCGTGGGTCCTCCTGTTCGACGCCGCATTCCAGCTGTGCTACTCCTTCGTCAACATCCCCTACGGATCGCTGTCCGCCGCGATGACGGAGAACGGGACAGACCGGTCTCGTCTCTCCGGCGCCCGGTCCATCGCCTCCTCGATGACCGGCGTCGTGCTCTCCCTCGTCCTGTCCCCTCAGTTCGAGGACACGACGGCGGACGACATCCGGCTGCGGTTCACGACCGCGACGATCATCCTGGCGGTCATCGCGCTGGTCCTGTACTGGCTGTGCTTCAGGAGCACCCGCGAGGTCGTGCCGGCCGGCGCGGGGGAGCTCACCCTGAAGACGACGCTGCAGATGGTCCGGAGGAACAAGCCGCTGCTGGTGCTGTGCCTCGGTGCACTGTTCCTCCTCGGAGCGTCCTTCACGATGAACGCGGTGATGCTGTACTACGCCCGCGACGTGCTCGGCAGCGCGACCTCCTTCACCTGGCTGTACCTCTGCCAGACGATCGGCACGATCGCCGTCGCCTCGCTGATCCCGGCGATCACGGAGAGGGTCGGCAAGCGAGTCGGTTACGTGGCGCTGGCCGCCGTCGGCGTGGTCGGCTTCGTGCTCATCGCGCTCACGCCCACGGGCGACCTGCTGGTGGCGCTGCTCGCCTTCCTCGTCTTCGGCGCCGGGTTCGGCGGCACGAACGCCCTCATGTTCTCGATGCAGGCCGACACCGTCGACTACGGCGAGTGGAGAACGGGAACTCGCGCCGAGGGCGGCAGCTACTCCATCCTGTCCTTCGTCCGCAAGGTCGGCCAGGGCGTCGGCGGCTTTCTCGGTGGGGCGGTCATCGGCGCGTTCGGGTACACCGCGGGTGCGCAGGTCCAGTCTCCGGAGGCGATCCAGGGCATCAAGATCGCGGCGGGGTGGGTTCCGGCGGCGCTGTGCGTCATCGCCGCGGTCGCGCTCTGGTTCTACCCGCTCACGAACGACGAGCACCGCGAGATCGTCCGAGAGCTGAACGACCGTCGCGCGAGGCACGCTTTCGGCGAGGCGACCGCCGCGGGCGGCGCGGTGTCCGTGGCGGACGGCGAGTTCGTCGTGGCCGGCCCGGTCATCACCATCAACGAGCAGTACGGCGCCGGCGCGTCCTACGTGGCTGCCCGGGTCGCCGAGCGTCTGGGTGTCCCGTATGCCGGGACGCGATTCAGTTCCGAGCAATTGGAGCAGGCCGAGGCCACCCAGCCGGCCGCGGCCTCGGCTGCGGTCACCGGCTCCTCGGCTGCGGCCTTCGGCTCCGGCGGGATGCTGGGCTTCCTGCGGTCCTTCTCGCGGACCACGACCGAAGGAGACGCCTCCGTCTCGGCGGACGCGCTGTCCGACTCCAGGCTCATCCAGCAGAACGTCGCGGACGTCATCGACATGGTCAGGGACTCCGGCGGCGTGGTCGTCGGTCGTGACGCCACGGTCATCCTCTCCGAGATGCAGGGTGCGCTGCACGTCCGCCTGGAGGCCCCGCTCCGGACGCGCGTCAGCCGGGCGGCCGAGGCCTACGGCGTCAGCACCGAGGTCGCGGCACAGCGGCAGGCACGCGAGGACCGCATGCGCGTGCTGATGTCGGATCGGCTCATGCACTGGGACCCCACTGACGCGAGCCGCTACGACCTCGTCATCGACACCAGCGAGATCTCGCTCGACGATGCCGTCGACATGATCGTCGCCGCCAGTGAGGCCAAGCGAGCCAGCTGA
- a CDS encoding lactate racemase domain-containing protein, with amino-acid sequence MTLIGDLPPGLAASATRVGDASTVLDDEQVTEFVADQLGAHPFDGRSVCVLVPDATRTCPLPLLMRAVHGALHGRVTRLTVLVALGTHAPMTEEALAAHLGYPPGRPADSYPGTTVVNHEWWQPETFADLGTIPATRIAELSGGRMDLDVPVLLNRAVVDHDIALVVGPVLPHEVVGISGGNKYFFPGVGGQRIIDVSHWLGALITSAEIIGTTGITPVRALIDDGAALIPSEKLALCVVTAEVADGAADSGVDSTVPAAAAGPQAGTGSALHSVSFGETRAAWASAAEVCAATHVTYLDAPVRRVLSVVPEMYDEIWTAAKGFYKLEPVVADGGEVVLYAPHVTEISSTHPEIHEVGYHCRDYFVAQWDRFSHVHWGVLAHSTHLRGAGIYDAATGEERLRVQVTLATGIPEDVCRAANLGYLDPATVDPAAFAADPDTLVVPRAGEMLFRLRR; translated from the coding sequence ATGACGCTGATCGGCGACCTCCCGCCCGGACTGGCCGCCTCGGCGACCCGCGTGGGCGACGCCTCGACCGTGCTCGACGACGAGCAGGTCACCGAGTTCGTCGCCGACCAGCTCGGCGCCCACCCGTTCGACGGGCGCAGCGTGTGCGTGCTGGTGCCCGACGCGACGCGCACCTGCCCGCTGCCGCTGCTCATGCGCGCCGTGCACGGCGCGCTGCACGGCCGGGTCACCCGGCTGACGGTGCTGGTGGCGCTCGGCACCCACGCGCCCATGACCGAGGAGGCCTTGGCCGCCCACCTCGGCTACCCGCCGGGCCGGCCCGCCGACTCCTATCCCGGCACCACCGTCGTCAACCACGAGTGGTGGCAGCCGGAGACCTTCGCCGACCTCGGTACGATCCCGGCCACGCGGATCGCGGAGCTCTCCGGTGGACGGATGGACCTCGACGTGCCGGTGCTGCTCAACCGGGCGGTCGTCGACCACGACATCGCGCTGGTGGTCGGCCCGGTGCTCCCGCACGAGGTCGTCGGCATCTCGGGTGGCAACAAGTACTTCTTCCCCGGCGTGGGCGGCCAGCGGATCATCGACGTCTCGCACTGGCTGGGGGCGCTGATCACGTCGGCGGAGATCATCGGCACCACCGGCATCACGCCGGTCCGTGCGCTGATCGACGACGGTGCCGCCCTCATCCCGTCGGAGAAGCTGGCGCTGTGCGTGGTGACCGCCGAGGTCGCCGACGGCGCCGCCGACAGCGGGGTGGACTCCACTGTCCCCGCCGCTGCCGCGGGGCCGCAGGCAGGAACGGGGAGCGCACTGCACTCGGTGTCCTTCGGCGAGACCCGGGCCGCCTGGGCGTCGGCCGCCGAGGTCTGCGCGGCCACCCACGTCACCTACCTCGATGCCCCGGTCCGCCGGGTGCTCTCCGTCGTCCCGGAGATGTACGACGAGATCTGGACTGCCGCCAAGGGCTTCTACAAGCTCGAGCCGGTGGTCGCCGACGGGGGTGAGGTGGTCCTCTACGCCCCGCACGTCACCGAGATCTCCTCCACCCACCCGGAGATCCACGAGGTCGGCTACCACTGCCGGGACTACTTCGTGGCGCAGTGGGACCGGTTCTCGCACGTGCACTGGGGGGTGCTGGCGCACTCGACCCACCTGCGCGGCGCCGGTATCTACGACGCGGCGACCGGTGAGGAGCGGCTGCGGGTGCAGGTCACGCTGGCGACGGGGATCCCCGAGGACGTGTGCCGTGCGGCAAACCTCGGGTACCTCGATCCGGCGACCGTTGACCCGGCCGCCTTCGCCGCCGATCCGGACACCTTGGTCGTGCCGCGGGCCGGCGAGATGCTCTTCCGCCTGCGTCGCTGA
- a CDS encoding SDR family NAD(P)-dependent oxidoreductase, which translates to MSSTDPHATFTSNALSGRVAVVTGAARGIGRAAAVALARAGADVVGIDIAATVSPILNFSPATPADLEETGRAVENCDARWQGHVIDQRDLPALRAAAETVERRWGGIDIVFANAGIQGFAPLLEMTDLDWHDQIDVNLTGTANVLRAFGPALVSRGGGRIIVTSSTQGQHGTKFGAAYSASKWGLIGLVKSAALELGVHGITVNTLVPGLIDTALTRHEDRYAQAISASGGDPSGDVEQDERTAHDSLTSTSPLGVAFIDPEDVAPLVVFLASDAARMVSGATFAATAGDSANVTA; encoded by the coding sequence ATGTCCAGCACGGATCCGCACGCCACCTTCACCTCGAATGCGCTGTCGGGTCGGGTGGCGGTGGTGACGGGTGCCGCCCGCGGGATCGGTCGGGCTGCTGCGGTCGCGCTCGCCCGTGCCGGCGCCGACGTCGTCGGGATCGACATCGCCGCAACGGTCAGCCCCATCCTGAACTTCTCGCCGGCCACGCCGGCCGATTTGGAGGAGACCGGGCGCGCGGTGGAGAACTGCGACGCGCGATGGCAGGGCCACGTGATCGACCAACGGGACCTCCCGGCGCTGAGAGCCGCGGCCGAGACGGTGGAGCGCAGGTGGGGCGGCATAGACATCGTCTTCGCCAACGCCGGCATCCAGGGGTTCGCACCGCTGCTGGAGATGACCGACCTGGACTGGCACGACCAGATCGACGTGAACCTGACCGGGACGGCGAACGTGCTGCGGGCATTCGGGCCTGCGTTGGTCAGCCGTGGGGGCGGCCGGATCATCGTGACGTCCTCGACCCAGGGCCAGCACGGCACCAAGTTCGGCGCGGCCTACTCGGCGTCGAAGTGGGGGCTCATCGGGCTGGTGAAGTCTGCTGCCCTCGAGCTCGGAGTGCATGGCATCACGGTCAACACCCTCGTTCCCGGCCTCATCGACACGGCACTGACCCGGCACGAGGACCGCTACGCCCAGGCGATCTCCGCCAGCGGCGGCGACCCGAGCGGTGACGTCGAACAGGACGAGCGAACCGCGCACGACTCCCTCACCAGCACCTCTCCGCTGGGCGTGGCGTTCATCGACCCGGAGGACGTCGCCCCGCTGGTGGTGTTCCTGGCCTCCGATGCCGCACGCATGGTCTCCGGGGCCACGTTCGCCGCGACTGCGGGTGACAGCGCGAACGTCACCGCTTGA
- a CDS encoding glycoside hydrolase family 2 TIM barrel-domain containing protein, with translation MLRPRDAATRERQPLTELWRFRLAVVIGLDGADTYPALHATSPAPWTEEYWTAHLEMNHRVSGCIDAVVDEQVWHVADVATTPGVMRVGGDEKGVVTRDRLPRGAAWTLRRRWRGER, from the coding sequence GTGCTCAGACCTCGTGACGCGGCCACCCGAGAGCGCCAGCCGCTCACCGAGCTGTGGCGGTTCCGGCTCGCTGTCGTCATCGGTCTGGACGGGGCCGACACCTACCCCGCACTGCACGCGACATCGCCGGCTCCGTGGACCGAGGAGTACTGGACCGCCCACCTCGAGATGAACCACCGGGTGTCCGGCTGCATCGACGCCGTGGTGGACGAGCAGGTGTGGCACGTCGCCGACGTCGCGACGACCCCGGGCGTCATGCGCGTCGGGGGCGACGAGAAGGGGGTCGTCACCCGAGATCGTCTGCCCAGGGGAGCAGCGTGGACGCTGCGGCGGCGCTGGCGCGGCGAGAGATGA